The Minwuia thermotolerans genomic interval CGGAGGCCGACGTCCGCCGCAACGAACCCGGGCGGCAGCGGATCCCGGCCGGCGGGCTGGTGAGTGTCAATGATGGCGACCCGGGCAATCCGGAAGTCTCGCTCTCGCCGCCGCGCTACTGGTTCCGCCACCGTGCCGAGATCGTGGTGGTGGTCGAAGGCTACGCCGCCGCCGCCCGCGCCACGGCGACCGATCGGGCGGTCTCGAAGATCACCGCCGCGCTGGAGGCTGACCCGACGCTCTCGGGCGCCGTCGAATATGCCGAGGCCGGCGCGCCGAAGTCCGAGGATCTCGCCGACGAGGAGGGCGGGACGCCGCTCCGCGGCGTCAGCCTGCCCGTGGTCCTCGACTACCAGAGTTCATCGGCGGCCGGATAGGCCGCGCCCTCAAACGTTGAAGGGAGACAAGCCATGTCGGAGATCCGCGCCCGCGGCCTGGGCCTGAAGGTCCTCGCCGCTTTCGAGAGCGCCTTCGGGACCAAGGTCGACGGTTCCGGCGGCGGGGTCTACACCCAGCTGCCCGTCGGCGCCTATTCGCTCGGCAAGTCGAAAGCGCTCAACCGGGAGCCCGTCCTGCACGGCGGCCGGGACATGAACGACCCCTATTACGAGGCCCAGGAGGTCTCCGGCCAGGTCCGCGTGCCCATCGACCAGGACGCTATCGGCTTCTGGCTGAAGCTGATGGCCGGCGCGCCCGACACCACCGACAATGTCGGCGACTATACCCATGTCTTCACCTTCGGCGCCGAGGCCCTGCCATCCATGTCCATCGACGCCGGCCATGCGCGCCTGGCGACGGCGAAGCACTTCCTCCATACCGGCGTCAAGGCGAACGCCATGAGCTTCGAGAGCGGCCGCGGCGGGCAGGCCTGGGCGACGCTGGACCTGGTGGCCCAGGACGAGGCGGAGGCCAGCTCGGCCGAGGACGCCACGCCGGCCACCGATCACATCCTGGTGCCCAAGGCCTTCCTCAAGCGCCGGGGCGTGATGACGCTGGGCGGCTCGGCCATCGGCTCGCTGATGGGCTGGTCCATGTCGGTCGCCAACAACCTGGAAGCGATCGAGGCGATCCGCGCCGACGGCCTGATTGAGGGCCTGGACGAGGGCGAGGTCGCGGTGACCGGCGACATCACCGTCCGCTTCTCGACCGCGACGGACGTCCAGACGCCGGGCAAGAACGAAACCCCGGTGGCGCTGCAGATGAAGTACGACAACGCCGCCGCCGACCGCTCGCTCATCATCGACGTGCCCCGGGCCTTCCTGCCGCAGGTCAAGCGGGAGGTCGACGGCCCCGACGGCGTCGAGGTGACCTATTCCTGGGCCGCCGCCCTGGACAGCGCCGACGGCTACGCGGCCCAGGCGACCCTGCTCAACACCGTCGCCAGCTACTGATCCGCCGCCCGCGGGGCGTAACGGCTACGGCCTTACCGGGCGGCCCGCCGGCCCGGATGCTGGCGGCGAGAGAAACGAAAGGAGCGGCGATGATCCGACTGACCCTGCCCGACGAACCCTACTGGATCGATCTCGGCGACGGCGTCGCGGTCCGGGTGCGGCCCTGCGACACCCGCGCCTACCAGACCGCGCGCTCGGCGTCGCGCATGGCGGCGTCGGAAGCGCTGGCCGCGATCGAGACCGTCGAGAGCCATGGCGGCTCGATCGCGGATCTCGACCTCACCGACCGCGCCGAGATCGAGGGGCTGTCGCAGCAGGTCTTCGTCCAGGCCCTGGCCCGGGCGGCGATCGTCGACTGGCGCGGCGTGGTCGACGACGAGGACCGGCCGCTGGCGCTGACGCCCGAGCGCGCCGCCGAGCTGATGAGGTTTCACGATATCGCCGAGCGCTTCCTCGACGAATACGGCATGCCCTATGAACGGCGGTTCTCGGAGGGAAACGCATCCGGGCCCTCGGCCGCTGGCATTTCGGCGGAGGGCCCGACTACTGCGCCGGATGCCGCGAAGCCGGATCGCCCTGCGCCGGCGGACGGCGCGGGGGAAACGGACGGCGATGCCCCTACCGGGCCTGCCAGCCGCGATCGGAAGAAGGCGCACTGATCTGGTCCCTGGCCGACCGGCTGATGGGCCAGGTCCGCACCGCCGGCATGGGCGCGGCGGCTATCGGCCTCGACATGGCCGCGGCGCTGCGCCTGGCCGAGGCGGAGGGCGTCCAGCCCTCGATCGCCAGCCACCTGCTGGCTCAACTCGAGGCCGGCCTGGTCGCCGGCTGGAACGAACGCATCAAGGCGCGGGAGGGGTAGAGGTTATTTTCCTTTTTTGCCGGCGTCGCTCGGCTTTTTCGGGGGGCGTGGTGCTGGCCGCCGGGTTCCTTCATTGACGGGCTTGCGACCGCCTGAATCCCCGCTTTTGGTTCCTGTGCTTGGCTTCTTGACCATGTCGAGCGTTCCCCTTCCTGTGATAGGATGATCGACGATGAACCAGATCGGCTACAGCGCGGCCTCCGCCGAAATCCTGCGAGAGATTATCCGGCAGGCCGAGATCAAGTTGCAAGCCCAGCTCCAGGCGGCCCTGGCCGCCGACAGCCGGGCGCTGGGCGTCGCTGCGGCCATGGCGACGATCGCGGCCTTGCTGATGGGCGGCGCGGCGGCCGTGTTCCAGTCGGCAACGGCCCCCGCGGCGCTGGCCTGGATCGGCGTCTGGGTTGCGGGGATACTGCTCTTCGCGGGCACCCTCGCCGTTGTGTCCGCCCGCGCGATCGGTTTCGATTTTCCAGGATCAGAGCCGTCCGCCTGGGAAGATGACATCGGCAACGCGAGCACGCTGAAGCAGTCGCTGGGCGACATGGCGGATCATTACGACACGATGATCGCGGACAATGCGCGGCGCATGAAACGCGCGGGGTGGATATTCAACGCGTCGCTGATCGCCGCCGGTCTCGATCTGGCCGGCGGCATCGTCTGCGTTGTCCGCCTTCTGGCGCCAGCATCCGGGGGTTAGCCCTTCTTCAACCGAACCCCGGGGCCGGAGCCATTGCCGTCGATGAACTCGACGCCGGCGTCTTCGAGGGCGCGGCGGATCGCGGAGAGGGTCGAGCGGATCGGCTGCCGGGCACCGCGCTCGAAATCGACAATAGTGCGCACCGCAACTTCTGCATCGGTGGCGAGTTGGTTGCGGGACCAGTTGAGTAGCGCACGAGCTGCGCGGCACTGAGCGGCATCAATAGACATGTAAAAATGAACCTTGCATGATTTATGCGCAACATGTAGTGTTGCATGAATTATGTCGATGTGACGCTTCGGAGGCAACGCAATGATGATGCAGAATCTTGCGACGTTCGAGTTCGAGGAGATCATGGTCCGGGCGACCGAGATCGACGGCGCGCCATGGTTCGTCCTGGTCGACGTCTGCCGGGCGCTGGAGATTTCCAACTCGCGGGATGCGGCCCGCCGGCTGGACGAGGACGAGAAGGGTGTCGCTTTTTCCGACACCCTGCCCGGGCAGCCCGCACGCGGCGGCCGGCAGGAACTCACCATCATCAGCGAGAGCGGCATGTACACGCTTGTCCTCCGCGCCAACGGCGCGACCAAGCCGGGTACGGTCGCGAACCGCTTCAAGAACTGGGTCACGCGCGAAGTCCTGCCGGCGCTGCGCCGCACCGGCCGCTACGAGATCGCCGCGCCGGCCCCCGCCGACGACGACCCGGCCGATTGCCTCGACCCGCTGGACCGCATCGGCATGGACAAGGTCAATGGCTGGATCGGGCTGGTGCGGGAGGCGCGTATGGTCGGCGGCCGCGCCGCCGGCCTCGCCATCTGGCGCACCTCGCCCCTGCCGCAGTTCCCGGCGACGCCGGCGGAGGCGGTCTCGGGGGTTGTGGCGGACGCGGGCGACGACGCCTGTACCGAATTCCTGGAAACCGAGATCGTCGCCGAGCGCGGCGCGGAGGTGCCCAAGAATGCCGTCTATGACAGCTATTGCGCCTTCGCCAGGGCGCGGGGCGAGATGCCGCTGTCGCGGACGGCCTTCGGCATGCGGCTGGGTCGCCGGCACCCGATCGGCACCGTCCGACGGGGAAGCGGCGGCGGCGGTGCGCGCTTCTGGGCCTATCGCGGTGTGCGGCTGTGCAAGCTGCTGGAGGACGCGGCATGATCAATCACGACAGCCTAGGAGGCCACCATGAGCTCTTTCGTTGCCCGACGGACAGCCCTCGAATTGGCGATGCAGTACAGCCGCAACGCCTCGATCGAGGATCAACTGGAGAAGGCAGAGAAAATCCATGCCTTCCTCGTCAAGCGCGCCCCGCCGCCGCGCGAAGATGGGGCGGGGGAGCCGGCGGCATCACAGGAGGCGGGCGACTAACGGCTTCGCGGATTGGCGATGAGTTTGGCGAACGCCGCGTACTTGTCAGCAATCCACTCGAAATCGGCGCTGAGATGGCCGTCATCATTGACCTTGCCTTCAGCCCGTCCGACCGCAAGCATCATGGCGTAGGCCACGGCTTGGGCGGAATCGCCCGTGACGTGGACATCCGGAAGCGGGAACCCATTGCTCATCGTCATTCTCCTTTTCCCCGTGTGAAGCCCGGCATGCTAGCGCGGCGATGGCGTTCGGTCACCGCCTGCCGGTTGCAGGGGAGGGCGGCATGATCCGTCTCGCCGCTGCCGGGGACTGGTGGATCGATTTCGGCGACGGGCTGCGGCTCCGGGTCCGCCGCGCGTCCACCGGCGACCTGGCGGCGGCGCGGCTGGCCGCGGCGATGGCGGCCGACAATCACTGCGACCCGCCGGCCCGGGAGGGCGCGGCGGCGGAAATGTGGGCCGTGGCGCTGGGCCAGCGGCTGATCCTCGACTGGGAGGGGGTGCTCGGCCCCGACGACGAACCCGCCCCGGCTGATGCGGCGAACGTGGCGGAACTGCTGAGCTATCCCGACATCGCCGAGCGTTTCCTCGACGAGATCGCCGCGCCCTGGCCGGGCCTGCCGCCCGCTCCGGCGCTTCGGCTGGCGGCGACGGGTTAGTGGGTTTCGAGCCAGTCGATCAGGTGGCGGGTGACCGGCACCTTCTCGCCGGTCTCGACGTCGATGGCGTTGCGGACGTTGTAGAGGTTGAAGTGCCGCCAGTCCCGGCGGCCATGACACCAGGCGCGGACATATTTCGGGTACTTGGCGCCGTGCAGCGAGCGGACGGTGATGCGCCGCTTCGAGGTCCGGCCATTCCGGTCCTCGTACCAGATGTCCCATTCGGCATCGAGATTGCCGAGCAGCGTGGGTCCGGCATCGAAACTGCCGGAGTAGGGCGGGACGGGCACCCTCGATGGCGGGTCTGATGCTGGCTGTGTCGGAAGCGGTCGCCGCTTCTGAAGGATGATGATGACGACGATCCCGGCTGCGACGACGCCAGCTATGGCAAGTAGGAACTCCATGGCCCGCGATCAGAGCCGCGGCTCTTTCTCTCCCATTCGGAGGAATCGGGCCGCTGGGTCGTCTGCATCGTCCCTCGAAGATCCTGGTGACGTCGGTCGGGGGCGCGACCTGTCGCGCCGAGCGCCGTCACTGTTCGCCGCCGCCGCGGCGCGACCAACTGATTTGGCCATGCGGTCAGCGGTTTCCTGCCGTTGGTACTCGGTATCGCCGGCCGCGATCAGCAACATGACAGTGAAATAGGGCGACAGCAGCAAGCTGATGCCGAACCAGTTTGTGCCGTCCCGGCCTCTCTGGGATGCGGCCCAGGCGACCGCAAACGCGCCGGCGATCCACGTCACGACGATCACCAGCAAGCTAATACCACCTACGGTTTCAGCAAATCCGGCCATCATTCGGAGTTCCCCTCATGGTTGAACGCGACGTCACGATCCGCCTTCGTCTGAAGGATGGCGAGAAGGTCGAGAACCGGCTGAAGAAGCTGGGCGTCGGCGGTCAGCGGGCGCTGGCGAAGATCGAGCGTTCCTCGAAGCCGGCGTCGAAGTCCCTGCTGGCGCTGAACGCCGCCTCGGGCCGGGTGCAGCTCGGCATGGGTGCGCTGGCCGGACGCGCCGGTGGCCTCGGCAATGCGCTGGGCGCCCTCGGTCCCGCCGGCCTCGGCGTCGGCGCGGCCATGGGAACGGCGGCGCTGGCCATGAACATGGCGATCCGCGCCGCCCGGGAGGCGGTGGTCCAGTTCTCCGACCTCGCCAACACCGCCGACAAGTTGGGCGTCACGGTCGAGAGCCTGCAGGAACTGCGCTTCGCCGCCGAGCAGGTCGGCGTCTCCAGCCAGACCATGGATCTGGCGATGCAGCGCTTCACCCGCCGCCTGGCGGAGGCGCAGCAGGGCGCGGGCGAGCTGAAGCCGATCCTCGATCAATACAACATCGCTATCCGCGACGCCGAGGGGAACAGCCGCTCGGCGGCGGAAGTCCTGGGCGACCTGGCCGACGCCGCCGCCGGCGCGGAGAAGCCACAGGAACGGCTCCGCATCGCCTTCAAGGCCTTCGATTCGGAGGGCGCGGCGCTGGTCAACCTGCTGCGCCAGGGCCGCGAGGGACTGGAGGGCTATGCGGCCCAGGCGCGCGCGACCGGCGCGGTGGTCGAGGACCATATCGTCCAGAAGGCGCGCGACACGGGCGACGAGCTGAACCGTCTCGATCAGCAGAACCGGGCGCTGATGAGCCAGATCGGCGTCTTCTTCGCCGATTGGCACGTCACCTTCGTCAAGGTGAAGAACGAGGTGCTGGCGGCCATCAACGATATTCTCGATCTCTTCCGGGATCTCGACGAGCTGTCATCCTCCGGCATCCGCTCCGAGATGGATGATATCGACCAGCGCCTTGGCCGCTGGCGCGAGCGGCTGGAGGCGGTGACCACGTCGCTCAGCCACGTCTCCCCGGCCGAGAGGGCCCGGGCCGAGGCGGTGCTGGAGGGCCGCGGCGGTTCGATGCTGCAGAACTCGAACGACCAGACGCTGCGCCTTCTCAAGCAGCAGGCGGTCCTCGAAGAGAAGATCGCCGAGGATATGGCGCGCCGCGCCGATCTGCAGGCCCGCCTCGACGAACTGGCCGTCGACCGGAGGGACCGCGAAGACAGCGTCGCCGGCGGCGGGACCGGGGTCGATGTCGACTCGTCGGCCGAGACCGACAAGGTTGCCGACGTGATCAAGGGGCTGGAGGATCGCCTCCAGGTCATGCGGCTGGAGGCCAAGGGCGCGGCGGGCGAACTCGCCGCCGCCCAGGCCCGGTCGCTGCAGCAGGCCGGCTTGTTCGGCGCCGCCGATACGGACGCCAGGGCGCAGAAGATCCGCGACCTGGTTGCCGCCATGCGGTCCATGACCGAGGAAGAACAGCGCCTCAAGCAGGTCGAGCAGGATCGCGCCGCCC includes:
- a CDS encoding phage tail tube protein, with the translated sequence MSEIRARGLGLKVLAAFESAFGTKVDGSGGGVYTQLPVGAYSLGKSKALNREPVLHGGRDMNDPYYEAQEVSGQVRVPIDQDAIGFWLKLMAGAPDTTDNVGDYTHVFTFGAEALPSMSIDAGHARLATAKHFLHTGVKANAMSFESGRGGQAWATLDLVAQDEAEASSAEDATPATDHILVPKAFLKRRGVMTLGGSAIGSLMGWSMSVANNLEAIEAIRADGLIEGLDEGEVAVTGDITVRFSTATDVQTPGKNETPVALQMKYDNAAADRSLIIDVPRAFLPQVKREVDGPDGVEVTYSWAAALDSADGYAAQATLLNTVASY
- a CDS encoding DUF7697 family protein, with the protein product MGQVRTAGMGAAAIGLDMAAALRLAEAEGVQPSIASHLLAQLEAGLVAGWNERIKAREG
- a CDS encoding helix-turn-helix domain-containing protein; translation: MSIDAAQCRAARALLNWSRNQLATDAEVAVRTIVDFERGARQPIRSTLSAIRRALEDAGVEFIDGNGSGPGVRLKKG
- a CDS encoding Bro-N domain-containing protein encodes the protein MMMQNLATFEFEEIMVRATEIDGAPWFVLVDVCRALEISNSRDAARRLDEDEKGVAFSDTLPGQPARGGRQELTIISESGMYTLVLRANGATKPGTVANRFKNWVTREVLPALRRTGRYEIAAPAPADDDPADCLDPLDRIGMDKVNGWIGLVREARMVGGRAAGLAIWRTSPLPQFPATPAEAVSGVVADAGDDACTEFLETEIVAERGAEVPKNAVYDSYCAFARARGEMPLSRTAFGMRLGRRHPIGTVRRGSGGGGARFWAYRGVRLCKLLEDAA
- a CDS encoding phage tail tape measure protein, which codes for MVERDVTIRLRLKDGEKVENRLKKLGVGGQRALAKIERSSKPASKSLLALNAASGRVQLGMGALAGRAGGLGNALGALGPAGLGVGAAMGTAALAMNMAIRAAREAVVQFSDLANTADKLGVTVESLQELRFAAEQVGVSSQTMDLAMQRFTRRLAEAQQGAGELKPILDQYNIAIRDAEGNSRSAAEVLGDLADAAAGAEKPQERLRIAFKAFDSEGAALVNLLRQGREGLEGYAAQARATGAVVEDHIVQKARDTGDELNRLDQQNRALMSQIGVFFADWHVTFVKVKNEVLAAINDILDLFRDLDELSSSGIRSEMDDIDQRLGRWRERLEAVTTSLSHVSPAERARAEAVLEGRGGSMLQNSNDQTLRLLKQQAVLEEKIAEDMARRADLQARLDELAVDRRDREDSVAGGGTGVDVDSSAETDKVADVIKGLEDRLQVMRLEAKGAAGELAAAQARSLQQAGLFGAADTDARAQKIRDLVAAMRSMTEEEQRLKQVEQDRAALIDRYTTAEERRQKLLADAPALLKGAKQAEEILARIRKDVERERLDAATDFSSGVKRAFRDMAADAEDAASVAEDAIKSGMSGAQDAIKGFVRTGKLDLASLGDVALDIFADIAAQQATTRLINPFLSSIGLFAADGAVLSGGRVIPHSRGGLVDGPTFFPMARGNIGVMGEAGPEAIMPLERTRDGALGVRALLDAGPAAPSAAGPRIVFAPVIQIGGGQGGDPRRDRELADTIADRLRREFENMIDERVADNLRPGGMLSPFGDTGRFGY